Below is a genomic region from Medicago truncatula cultivar Jemalong A17 chromosome 3, MtrunA17r5.0-ANR, whole genome shotgun sequence.
GTGTGACCCTCGCCATGGAAAGTACATGGCTTGCTGTTTGATGTACCGTGGTGATGTTGTTCCCAAGGATGTGAATGCTGCTGTCGCGACAATCAGAACCAAGAGGACCATTCAGTTTGTGGATTGGTGCCCTACTGGTTTCAAGTGTGGTATTAACTATCAGCCACCTACTGTTGTTCCTGGTGGTGACCTTGCTAAGGTACAGAGGGCAGTTTGCATGATTTCAAACTCCACAAGTGTAGCTGAGGTGTTTGGTCGCATCGATCACAAGTTTGATCTGATGTATGCCAAGCGTGCATTTGTGAGTGTTTGGAGAAGGCACATAAAGTGTTTGACTTTGAATTGTGTTACTCTTGGttagtataaaatatttagCTTACTGTTATGATTGTTATATTCCATGCCTTTTCTGATGGACATTTTTCCATCTTAGTTCTGGAAATATTTTTTAGCTTTTTTCTCATTTCCGTGGATTTTCCTGCGAAAACTATTTTGCTGCCGATTTTCCTGCTGCATTTGTTGCGGAAGTACCTGCcgttttttcttcagaaaacgTTTCAAGGGCAGCAAAACTCATACATATATGACCAAAGGTTTCCTGCGGATTTTTGTCCAATTTCCTAAGGAAATTTCCGCAGGTTGATTTCCTGGGTTCCTAAAATCCTCAGAAACAATTGTATTACCTGGGAACCTTATTCCTTGGCAAACCTGCGGAAATTTCAGTGTAAGCCGCAGGAAATTCGAGAGTTTCAACTTTCTAGTAGTGGTAATAGTTCATGTATATTTTCACAAGGTTTTTATGTTCTTGAGTTTCATCCCTAGTTGAGACAATAATTTAGTACCCTATAACATTTAATTCATTTGTAGATCATAAAGTAAACCCCGAAACAAGAAGAGATTGAGATGAATCATGAGTGATTGGTGAGAGGGTTACATGATTCTTGACCCTTAACCTTAATATGGGTTAGTACAATTACCTTGTTAATCTTTAGTAATTGAAATAGAGAAGATACTGACTATGAATGGATAGTCCAATAATCTAGTTTCTATTTGATGGTGAAGATAAAATATGGTAATTAATCAATATAgtatgattgttgttgattagcTGAAAGGTATATCATGAATATGATAAATTCATCGTATATTGATTATGCATACGTGTAGTAAAAGGATAAAAACTTGTGGCGTAGTCATCTATATTTGATTACCATAACGGAATGACAAATGACCAAGTAAAATGGACAAGATAATATTATATGTGGTCCatctaaataaatatatatacacacatacacacactATAACGAGCTTTTTTCCGGTAAACTTAGGTGCTAGATAAAGAATGGCTCATGGTAATGATGCAGTATTACCATAAGTCCATTCTATATCTAACACAATATTACATACAATTAGTTACCTTGTTAATCTGGAGAAAACGGGTCTCCTACCGAATATGCAATGTGATCCTGCACTATTAGAAACTCTTGATTTTCCTGCTGAGTTACCTGTGGATTTGTCAACGATTTAGGTTCCCAACTAATACCTTCGCGGGTAATTGTTTCCTTAGGATTTTAGAAACCGCAGGAAAGTTACATTCGTAGGAAAACTTGCAGAAACAACGGTAGGAACCTTCATGAAAAGAACAATTTCCGCACGTAAATCCGCATGAaatgactttattttttatttttaaaaatataatgcaTTTCAATCCATTCCAAACCGATCAAAGCACGCCCCCGCGCGAGGATCACTCCACACATATCCTCTAACCGCTCCCTAATCACACCCGCAAAAATCGGAAATGGTTATTCTCAATGCGCATCTATTATAAGGGTGATATTGTTTCACCCTCAAGGTAtgattcacttttcacaacactttaTACACACTCTTTCTCAGTTCCATTACTGACTGTTGGAGTGCTAACGTGCATGCGGACAACTTTCATTTCACCTTGAAGACTCATTGCCACAATACCGGAACACTTTCCGCCACTTTTGCCTCTCATCCATCCTCATCGGATAGATCcattttaaaccctattataaaatatgaaacaacccaaaataaaattaaatatgtgaaaaatgaCTAAAAACAATGAAGtgtgattatttaaaagttcattttatagtctaaattataaaattaataaaacaaatatttaaatttaattatcattgacatttaaattataaaaaaattaatttatttttcttaaatgatggttcaaattagtatatatcatacaaacatttatttatgttaaaataaattaaagtgtagtgtatatttaattattaaaggaGGGTgctgtaattcaaacatcttataGAGAAGGGGggtataaatttaatttttcgaaagagaggagtgtatattttaacataagagagaaaatcagtgtaattcaaacgtctCTTAAGAgagaggagtgtaatttactcttgtttttatttgttaaataattcAGATTACAAAATCCCAAAACTTCAACTAATATTTGACATTATTTTCTTGTAGTCATCGTAAGATTGACATCTATATTTAACgaggaatgttatttgaacaaccattttaggGGACAACTTGTGGGATAACCAAAATATACTATGTAGattttgtcacaaaaattaaagcaatagagagagaaaatgataacATAATGTGAGTGTAAGAgggaaagttgtcataaaagttgtcacataatggttgttcaaatataatttctcaacTTAAAGAATAAAAGCTATTCCGAGAGTGTATCCTATGATTGGACCGAAATCAATTGTGCATGTCATTTGTTGCATCATGATTTTGGTCGATCTTGACAACTTTGGTCACAACTATCATTATGCAAAGTGATACAAAATTAGCAAATGTACTAATTTATGTCGAAGTAATAATATAATTCGTATCTAAAGGATCTATTTTAATCACCACTTGACAATAACATTAGGATATATTTAAATGTggttgggggggggggggggggggtggggGTGTTGTGCCTTAGGCAATTTGGATTGAGTGCAATCAATAGTAAATAACTTAAAGTAAACTTGGTTTTTAAACTATGATGAGAGAAAGGATCAGGTCTTTCGATTCATCTATTCATCACTCATTAGTAATCTGCTTATAAATCCTACAAAATACTATATAGTTTAGGACAATTAACAAAATAGCTCAGGTCAATCCCTTGACCCAGAGCCCTAgctcttttccaattataattCTTTAGGTGAACCTAAAACCATCAAAGGTTTTTACCACATTAATTCTAAAGTCACAACCAAACAACGTTCCATCCCTAGATTGTCTGTTAAGATGAACAGTATAATAAGTCAAAGTTATAAGCTGGTGTCAATAGTCATATAATCTCTAGAATCAATTATATTGGGTTAGaatcataaaagcattaagaGAAATTTATACTAAATAAACTAGAATAACATTCATAAAGATTTAGAGTTATAGGTTACACTGTCATAAGCTAGAACAGAATCATCTAGGGACCTAATCATAAAGAACCTAGATACTCATGGATAAAGCACAAATAACTAATACAAAAGTAGGATTCATTACATGAATTTGATAACCGGCTATGAGTTTTGACGGTCTTCCACCTAATCTCCAGATATCGAGCTCCAAAATTTTTAACCCTAGCTTCAGAAAACAACTTGgcttttatagaaaaaaaatcctAGTAACACCAAAATCGTGCTACAATACTTAAAATCGTACCATGAAAGCCCATTAATTTCAAATATCCTTCAGACGCGCCACCAAAATCGTAGCACGATATTTTACATAGCAGAAGCTCTCCAAAGCTGCTCAAAATCGTACTCCGATCCATAAAATCGTAGCACGATATCCTCTTTGCTCTAGCACATAAAGTCTGTCCTTTTGTAGCTTATAACTCTTACAGAATCACCTGAACTCAtctaaaattacataaaagctGTAACAAAAGTGATATATGATCTAGTGCCATCACAGAGCCGTTTTATGCGATTAcatttcaattataatttttgattttggaattttttgttgttgaaactTTTGGTGTTTGTGGTCACTGGTTGTGTTATTTTAGTGAAGCCAATGATgccaaaaaaattggaatttccgTCTTAAATAACTATGATGTAAATTTCTTGGCTGTGGTAACGAGGCTTCAAATTActagtttattttgttttttttccactcatttttttaaaatacaaagtCAGACTTGCATGTATGATttcattataataattattattgaatgtaatAATCGGAATTTCAATGTCTAGTATAGGATTGATAAAACTTTGGCCTTGTTTGGAGTTTGAATTGGTAGTAATAGGGAGTGCTATGAGGTTAATGGAAGAGGAAACTTTTTACTGTTATTGAGGATTTTAAGCAAATTTTCAAATGCTTCTCATCTCTTTATAATAGTGAAACCAAAAATCAGTCATTCTTTAGAAATGTTCTTCTAAttaaggcaaaaaaaaattcttcaagtaaagtcaattttacatttatcgATGCTTTTGGTAAATAGGATTTAagtattataattttcaatgatagaaaatgattttttttcttcaaaaaacaactaatttaattattaatttaaaggtTTGGTgcaccggtacactcaaaattttgggtgtaccatagaatttgcccgATAAACATTGCTATCTTTCAATATTTATCTGAAAGAGTACAAATGTAGTGGAGTGGTGCAACTTCTAATTGGCAAAAACTGATTGTGTAGCAATGGTAAAAGTAATGAATGTAACTGCAAGTAAGACACTGGAAGCTGATATGTTACAAGGACTATGGTTATCACTTGCAAAAGTAGGATTTAGAGTGATCATGGCTGAAGCATAAATGTTTTGGCTTGGTTGGTTTGGAAAACTATGGCATATTGACGGTAGCAGACTTGTCGATTAACGGTCAGTATAACCAATTGACGATTGATGCTTCAACATACTTTCTCTGGCTTTGGTCTATTCCAATGCTCCAATATtaagagaaaagaaaacaatttaaataattttattttttgacttattttatttgattatgatcaTCTTAGAGTACAAACCCGTAATTGCAAGGTCTATGAAattattaaaaggaaaaaaatttaaattattggGTGCTAACGCAATAACTAAATGATAGCTATGGAATTTTGTAGCAGAATTTTATGGGCACAATTGCTCAATTACATGCACAAAAGCCTTCTTTTGtggaaaagaataaaaaataaggttTCACACACTTTGGAAACAAAGGAAGCTTACACAACTTGAGTTCGCAACCAGAGTCATTTTTACATGTAACACGACCTGTTCTAATGTATGGTTTCAAAGGAAACTGACATGACTTGTTTTGGCAACCATAGTCTTTTATACATTTAACACGACCTGTTGTaatgaaaaaagagaataaatgaATGTTACTTGGATGAGATCAAATATATGTAGGAAGTATCTAAGGGAattaaagaaggaaaaaaatggcATACCTTCAACGTtctttgcaataaaaaatagggaaataaagataattataacataaacaaacttcACAATTTTAACCATGTTTTTCCCCTCTGACGTATGCAATAGAATTTGTTTTTATcactttataatttataaagctCATCCTCTTCTTACATACATTAAATAGCTTTTAGCATTTAATAAGAAAATGTCTCTTAAGCACAACAAATGGTTGTGTTTGTCCCTATATCACACTTAGAAAGTTCATCCTTTCTTTCGTAAATTTAGAATCATTATTAAATGTCTCTGAAATACATAAAAAGTACCGTGTTTGTCCCTTAAGAAACGTAGTAAAGATGTCACAAGAAAATTACCAATCATAAGAGTTAATTCTTATTTTACCAAGATCCTTTATTTTCTAATCTTTCACTTATCAGAAAAGGGAAACTCAAAAGAAGTATAATATTGTTGAATTTCATACGAGTTCTAAACGATAGCAAATCTTTGgctaatatatatatgttagatttcaaattcataaataataaatcaagATAGCATGCAAAGTTTATGATTGAAAATGATGGAAAGTCATGCAGTATAGCAAACCAAATTTCTATGTTTTATAAAAGAAGTTACTTTGCATGTCACTCCATTGGGCAAGCGtaatatcaaaaaatttagaatacCAACTAGTGACTAATTAGGAGTTTTCTTAAGCGTACTAAGGATGGTTAGGGgtttaagagagaaaataaaattaggattAATAACTATGACAGGGAAAGATGTGAATTACCACCattttagtgagagaaaaatGGTAATCTGAATCTGACTTCAAACATTTATCTTCATCTTTATCAC
It encodes:
- the LOC25489203 gene encoding tubulin alpha chain is translated as IVFRYVTEFQTNLVPYPRIHFMLSSFAPVISAEKAYHEQLSVAEITNSAFEPSSMMVKCDPRHGKYMACCLMYRGDVVPKDVNAAVATIRTKRTIQFVDWCPTGFKCGINYQPPTVVPGGDLAKVQRAVCMISNSTSVAEVFGRIDHKFDLMYAKRAFVSVWRRHIKCLTLNCVTLG